The Setaria viridis chromosome 6, Setaria_viridis_v4.0, whole genome shotgun sequence genome includes the window tttgttgttaaAAAAGAACCCTGACATCCAGAAGGCACTAGAAGGAGGTATAAAGCCAAAGGGAGGATTGTTTTCTTGTAAACACCTTAGTATGGTGAGGATCAGATGCACCAAGGGCAATCCAAGAGTCCATATGTTGGCTCAGTTGTTTAGGTACAATGGTGTACTGCTTGAGAAGATTTACGTCCGTCGGAGTGGGAGTTTCTGCGAGTAATACCTTATGTCCATATCTTTGTGTTTGTGCAGTATTGTTGTTTCATTATTTTGTTATACAGCACTTCTTTGAagaagtttctttcttttttttgtcagTGTAAATCTTTGCATTCACTCATTTTCTGTTTGTTTCCTTCCAGACCTTTGTAACTTGAAGCTGCAGAGGACCATTGCCATCGATGAACTACATGAATCTAGATCCCATTATTGAAAAAGGAAATGCCTCGCGGACCTGTTTCAGCTCTTGCTGATAATTGCAGCATCGTTTATGCAAGTAACCTGTAAGCGTGTATGGAAGCTATGTGCCTCCAAAGGTTCGGGTTTTCTGGTGGAGGCTGGTGAATGGGTTCCTACCGGCGGCCAAGGAAATTCTGCATCAGCGGCACATTGAACCGATTGCGAATTGCGAAGTTTGTGGGGCTGATGCGGAGTCGATAAAGCATGTACTCATGGACTGCACAATGGCCAGGTATTTCTGGGATCAGGCAAGGGTGCTCACAGGGGTTAAGGTGCCAAGACTGAACCCTCACGCATGGGCACATGATCTAGTTGACCCACGCATTTGCTCAGAAAAGGAGGCTGCTGTGATTCTGTGTGGTATGTGGTCACTGTGGATGGCGAGGAACAAGCGGAAGCATGCAGAGGCAAGCGTTCCAACAAACTTGGCAGTTCGGTGGGCAAAGGATACTGCCTTTGATCTATGGCAATTGCGCGCGGAGGATCGCATAGGAGCGACCGGGGAGGGACCATGAAGGAAGAAGTTGTGGCGGGGAGCCGAGATGGTATGAGCACTGCCTATCTATCTCCGTTGGCAGCAGAGGCAATGGCGTGTCGTGATGGTTTGCAGTACGCACGAAGCCGAGGAGTGGAGCGAATCCAGTTAGAGACGTCCTTGTTAATCTCTGGGAGAAGCGCCCACACCAGAGGTCTGAAATTGATCCTTTACTGCAGCAGATGGATGATCAGAGCCCAAGTTTTCTAGATTTCAAGCTAGTTTTTACTAAAAGTCCGTTTGTTTAGCAGGAATTAGGCTGAATTGGAATTGTTTTCCTAGACTGACCTGTTTGGCTCCGCATGGAATTGGAAATCGTCTTTTCAGCAATTTCCACGAGCTGATTTCCTTACCTGCGACACATTCCGGATCTAAAACGAAGAAATCGATTCCATCCCAACACGCCTCCCTTCCccgacgccgcgccgcctccctctctcgACTCCCCTTCATCCCGACGCCGCGCCCCCTCCTCTGGTGCCCTCCCCCGGCGCccactcctccgccgcctcctccgacgcccTCCCCCGGtgccgcctcctccagcgccccctcctccgccgcgctgcACCTCCTTCGTCTTCCCTTCCCCGACTGAAAGCTCGCCGCCGTTCAGATCCGCTCACTCGGCGCTGCCCCGGACAGTTCCCCACGTCACCAAAGTCGGAGAAGCCGCGGGACCTCCACCTCCAACACGCCCTTCGCGTCCCTTTCTCCTCATCGTCTCGTCCCTTCGCGTCTCCACTTCTCCCCGTCCCCCTCGCGGTTTTGCGCATCTCTCTCTATCTGCGCTCGCGGTGCTCGGCCATGATGGACTACCGCTTCGTGTACAAGGACGTGGAGGGGACGAGCACGCAGTGGGGCGACAGCCAACGCCGCCTGGGGCATCTACCCCCGAAGCCGGAGCCCTTCAAGTCGCCGGCTTTCGCTCCCAAGGTCGAGGCCGACGAGCAGCCCAAGTCCAAGGAATGGCTTGACGCGCGCGAGCCCGAGGAGCTCGAGGAACTCGAGGATGACCTGGACGACGACCGCTTTCTCGAGCAGTACAGGTATCCCCTCTCCTTGGACTCGATCTGGTCTGCGTTCTGATTGATTGCTGATCCGTGATtgtgtccttttcttttctgtttccgTCTGTTCTTGGCTGAATCTTGAGATGCTCCAGTGCCTGCAGCGTTTGATTTGATCTGACTCGCATGGTCAAACGGTATAATTGGTGTGCTTCCGATAGTAATCTGATATCTTTCCATTGTTGATCTGGATCCGGTGCTGTACTACTGGGCTTGGATTGTTCGTTGCGTTTTGTGATTGGTTAGGTATAAGTGGGAATTTATTCTGGCGATTTGATTTAATTTTATGTTTGCAGGAAGATGAGGCTTGCAGAGCTCAGGGAGGCAGCAAAAGCCGCACGATTTGGCAGTTTAGTGCCAATTACCGGATCGAACTTCGTGCGTGAGGTGTCTCAGGCGCCATTAGATATCTGGGTTATCCAAACAGAATATGGAATTTAATTCATGGAGAAATATTCCATCAACACCcagacaaaaaaaattgaattgaaTCAAATTCTGAGTAATTTATTTCTGATGGACCTAAAATGGGTTTCAATTCCTGCGAAACAAACGGCCCTAATAGAATTTGTAATGGATTAGCTTATGAGTGTCCTGTAACAGGCCGGTGGAGGAGTGGCTGTTTGTATTCTAGATGCTGATTGTATTCTTCTCATGATTAATGAATGAAACCCGGCAGtcctaattaaaaaaaaaaggattatCCTATACATTGCTCATCAGTACTatatatacttaaaaaaatttCATCACTGTACAATACTACTGTAACGCACGCGTTGGCTGTCACGTCCACCAGCTAGTAAGTATAGTTTATTAGCTGGGCAACATGCCTGCCAGCATCGTGTACGACGCCTCGCGCCgcagccggccgccggccgtctCCATCGCCACCTCCGCCAGCCGCGCGGCAtgcaccaccgccggccgcgaccTCTCCGGCCCGCCCTCCCGAGGCAGCTCGGCACGGCACGTCGGGCAGGTGGTCCTGATCCGCAGCCAGGGGGCGATGCAGCCGGCATGGTACCAGTGCGCGCACGGCAGCCGCACTACGGCCTGCCCCGCCGCGACCTCCTCCGTGCACACCGCGCAGACCGACACGCCGGCCACCCCCTCGGGCGCCTCCACCGCTGCTGGCACCGTCACGCGCTGCTGGACGCCGTCGTCCACGGGGAAGCGCTCGTCGTCGCGGTCCCCGTCATCCAGGACCACCAGCGGATGCACCCCGAGGATGGTCGACAGCAGGAACCGCGCGGCGATCCAGTCCATCTCCCCATCCATTACTGGTGTGTTGGTCTCTTGGAGAATTGGAGcagagaagaagatggagatCAGAGAGATGCGAGTGAAGAGTTGCAAAGTGATACGAGACCGGTGCTGTGGCTCTGGCTTATATAAAAAGCGAGGGTGGCGTGGATGGATATGTGGATATGAAAGGCGCGTGTGATCTGATCCAAGGACGCGTCGGATAGCGACCTGTTGTTGCCGTGGGCGAGCTGGACTGCGAGTCTGCGGGCGGGCGGGGAGACCGAAGTGGCGTCTTGGACGCGACCGGACTTGGACGCCACGTAGAGGCCATGTCTGTGTGTTTTTCTATTTGGATGAGGACTCAACGACTCCGTGCCGAAACGTTGGAATTGGACGATGAGATCACGCAGTACGTAGGGCTGTCCCTAGCAACAGCTCCAGCCCTTACTTTCTAGAGCCACATGTCAGTGTGTCATCAattatccttttatttttctttttaattccCCCAACCCTCCTCCCCGTCCCTACTTGTGACTTCTCCACTGTCCGGGCATCTTCTCCTAGCATCGCCGCCCACATGGTGCCTCCTCCCAACTCTAAATTCCCTCCGGCCACTCAGATGCAATCGCTACGACAATCCACTTGTAGAAAACTCGCctttagggcaagtacattgctacacgtcagcggtcttataggtcgtctcatgcagtgccatgtaggatttttgatgatgtggaggagagagagcgaggagagagaaagaggtcgttgcttcgcgaaacaaccacctcatgagctaaattgtaggactacgagacaacttaacaaccattgtacgagttattgttgccatgcaactcataatattttatttttcttatgcacaaattaagcaattatataccactaccagacaacctataggacaacccattgtacaggttgcctgttaaatcgtctcaagattacgtgtcaatgcattaGACcgtctattagacgacaccaatgtacttgcccttagtTCCAGTTGGTAGGAGCCAAATCTCTCCAAAAATCATCCGGGAGAAATTTTTTAAGACAAAAGGGAGGTCATCCACCCAGGAATAATGACCccataccaaccgggactaaaaaattttgaaaaaaaataaaacacccccacccccacacaCGCCtcggccgtgccgccgcccgcccgtggCTCGCCctgtccccgccgccaccatgccgCTGCCACCACTACGCCGCCCGCAGCCACCACGCCGTCCGCTGCTCGCCcggaccgccgccaccaccacctgtgcaaaaaaaaagagggagagggagggagatggggtGGAGGCGGAAGGGAAAGGGCaacagggaggaggaggcggcgggacacggagggggtggcggcgtcgGGAGGGAGTGGCAGCGAGAGAGGGGGCTGTTCGAATTAGAGGCATTTTGCGGTTCATTTTAACCCAAAATATGGAATAAAACATGACAATAAAGATAACATAAATAGGAATTGTATTTGCAGTGAATATAAAGCATGCAATAGATACTATGAAATCAGGAAGTTCATAAATATAACAACTCAACCAAGAAGTTCATAAGGAAGTACCCTAAGGCGGGGCCTGTTCCGGAGGAACCAGATGCGCCACTACCCAACATCGTTAGTTGAGCTTGTTCGATGTAGTTGATCAGAGGTTGATGCCGTGCAGGTGATCACATTGTAGTTGCGCCTTTAGGAAGTGGATGTGCACAGCAAGCAGTCGTTCAGATGtgctccccaaaaacttgatcgcccttctactcctcgggtGCAGAGTCTCTGGCAAAGGCGTAGCTTCGGAGGCCTTCTCTTCCGGCGAAATACGTGCACGCAGATCACCGGAATGGagacagcaaaaaaaaaagcagcgcAGCAATGGAGGAGAGCTCTGGTGGTGTGTGTTTTTTCGCACGAAAGAATGAGAGGTAGCACCTCTCTTATAGGCACCAGAGGACCTTTGGATGCCCACGTTAATGCAGCAATTAAATGGTCAGTTTCTGGTAACTGCCAACCATTAGCAGTCATCAGTTACTGGTCATTTGTTATCAACTATTCAATCATTAGTAACTGGTCACTAAATGTGtgtcagttactagtcatcaactgtgataaaaaactgcaaaacctGACCAAGCCTAACCCACACATCACGTCCGGTCACATCGCGTCGTGGCTCAGCACGGCTTGGCTCGGCGAGGCGAGCGAGCGCACGCGCGCATGTGGCATCCTGCTATCCCTCcctcaacttctcaacaggtgCAATATGGCTCCACCTTATAAGTTGGTTAGAGACCCTCTCAACTTCGAAGTTGGTTTTATTCTATTTGTAACTACCACcgatttatttgattaattaaaTAATGGCCCAACAACCCAATTATTCTAACAATCCCCACCAAATTCCAAGGCTCATTTGGGAATTTACTCCACTACTGTGG containing:
- the LOC117860740 gene encoding uncharacterized protein, which gives rise to MMDYRFVYKDVEGTSTQWGDSQRRLGHLPPKPEPFKSPAFAPKVEADEQPKSKEWLDAREPEELEELEDDLDDDRFLEQYRKMRLAELREAAKAARFGSLVPITGSNFVREVSQAPLDIWVIQTEYGI
- the LOC117862237 gene encoding uncharacterized protein codes for the protein MDGEMDWIAARFLLSTILGVHPLVVLDDGDRDDERFPVDDGVQQRVTVPAAVEAPEGVAGVSVCAVCTEEVAAGQAVVRLPCAHWYHAGCIAPWLRIRTTCPTCRAELPREGGPERSRPAVVHAARLAEVAMETAGGRLRREASYTMLAGMLPS